A stretch of Anas acuta chromosome 3, bAnaAcu1.1, whole genome shotgun sequence DNA encodes these proteins:
- the PAPOLG gene encoding poly(A) polymerase gamma isoform X3 — MKQTGGTSMLQNQPQRHYGITSPISLAPPKDIDYIHTQKLVEAMKPFGVFEDEEELNHRLVVLGKLNNLVKEWISELGESKNLPPSVVADVGGKIFTFGSYRLGVHTKGADIDALCVAPRHVERSDFFQSLIEKLKHQEEIKNLRAVEDAYVPVVKFEFDGIEIDLVFARLSMQTISDNLDLRDDSSLRSLDIRCIRSLNGCRVTDEILHLVPNQENFRLTLRAIKLWAKRRGIYSNMLGFLGGVSWAMLVARTCQLYPNALASTLVNKFFLVFSKWEWPNPVLLKQPEESNLNLPVWDPRVNPADRYHVMPIITPAYPQQNSTYNVSTSTRAVMVEEFKHGLAVTNEILQGKLDWPKLLEPPNFFQKYKHYIVLTASAYTEEHHLEWVGLVESKIRVLVGNLERNEFINIAHVNPQSFPGNQEHRKQGGYVSMWFLGIVFRKVESAGSVNIDLTYDIQSFTDTVYRQANNINMLKEGMKIEAAHVKRKHLHYFLPPETLEKRKKQNMPDTSQNPSGLQCKRASSDGSLDSSRETDSRTPCNSPSLSRISKLDTSTAEMERSAVIQRTSGAKNREKTNHVAVPPMSKEISIPAIGSKMEAAVAVRPLVSPAACTVPAVIEHNVISQLRTHVVQGQHELSGTQITNLKSAVPKRPHSPTSEEYPKRPKDRQKVGLGGKPVLFPVDTSRSQRLPSKELPDISSPVPTTNIRIIKRSIRLTLNR, encoded by the exons ATGAAGCAGACGGGCGG taCCTCTATGCTGCAGAACCAGCCTCAAAGGCACTATGGAATTACCTCTCCAATTAGCTTGGCTCCTCCTAAGGATATAGATTATATTCATACTCAGAAGCTAGTTGAAGCAATGAAGCCATTTGGGGTATTTGAGGATGAAGAAGAACTGAATCACAG GCTGGTTGTTCTTGGTAAACTGAATAACTTGGTCAAAGAATGGATTTCAGAACTTGGTGAGAGCAAG AATCTTCCCCCTTCAGTCGTAGCAGATGTTGGTggcaaaatatttacatttggTTCTTACAGGCTTGGAGTACACACCAAAG GTGCTGACATAGATGCTCTTTGCGTTGCCCCTAGACATGTGGAAAGATCGGATTTCTTTCAGTCACTCATTGAAAAACTAAAGCatcaagaagaaataaaaaatctaagA GCAGTAGAAGATGCTTACGTACCAGTTGTCAAGTTTGAGTTTGATGGCATTGAG ATTGATCTAGTGTTCGCAAGACTGTCTATGCAAACCATTTCTGATAATCTTGATCTAAGAGATGACTCCAGTCTAAGAAGCCTGGATATAAGATGCATACGGAGCTTAAATG GCTGCAGAGTTACTGATGAAATACTACATCTAGTGCCAAATCAGGAGAACTTCCGGCTCACACTCCGCGCGATTAAACTGTGGGCAAAAC GACGTGGTATTTACTCCAATATGCTGGGATTTCTTGGTGGTGTTTCCTGGGCAATGCTAGTAGCAAGAACATGTCAACTCTATCCAAATGCATTGGCATCTACTCTTGTGAACAAGTTCTTCTTGGTTTTCTCAAAATG GGAATGGCCAAATCCTGTTTTGCTGAAACAACCTGAAGAGAGTAATCTTAACTTACCAGTATGGGACCCTAGG GTCAACCCAGCAGACAGATACCATGTAATGCCCATCATCACCCCAGCCTATCCACAGCAGAACTCTACATACAACGTATCTACATCAACACGAGCTGTAATGGTAGAGGAGTTCAAACACG GTCTCGCAGTAACAAATGAGATTCTTCAAGGGAAGTTAGACTGGCCAAAGCTCCTTGAGCCACCGAACTTCTTTCAGAAGTACAA ACATTATATTGTACTGACTGCTAGTGCCTATACTGAAGAGCATCACTTAGAATG GGTTGGCCTTGTTGAATCTAAAATTCGTGTGCTGGTTGGAAACCTGGAGAGAAATGAGTTTATAAATATTGCACATGTAAATCCCCAGTCTTTTCCTGGCAACCAAGAACACCGTAAACA gggtgGCTATGTGTCAATGTGGTTTCTTGGAATCGTATTTAGGAAAGTGGAAAGTGCAGGAAGTGTTAACATTGATTTAACATATGATATACAGTCATTCACAGATACAG TTTACAGGCAAGCTAACAACATCAACATGCTAAAGGAAGGTATGAAGATCGAGGCAGCTCATGTGAAAAGAAAGCATCTCCATTATTTTCTGCCTCCAGAAACcttagagaaaagaaagaag CAAAACATGCCAGATACTAGTCAAAATCCTAGTGGGCTTCAGTGTAAAAGGGCCTCTTCAGATGGAAGCTTGGACAGTTCCAGAGAGACAGACTCCAGAACACCATGTAATTCCCCTTCGTTAAGTAGGATATCTAAATTGGACACATCTACAGCAGAGATGGAAAG AAGTGCTGTGATTCAGAGAACTAGTGGTGctaaaaacagagagaagacGAATCATGTAGCTGTGCCACCAATGTCTAAGGAAATCTCCATTCCAGCTATTGGTTCAA AAATGGAGGCTGCGGTTGCAGTAAGACCATTAGTATCTCCAGCTGCCTGCACTGTTCCTGCAGTAATAGAACATAACGTGATTTCTCAACTTAGGACACATGTTGTCCAAGGACAGCATGAACTAAGTGGGACTCAAATTACAAATTTGAAGAGTGCTGTACCTAAACGACCTCATTCACCTACCTCAGAAGAATACCCTAAGAGACCAAAAGACAGACAAAAG GTTGGCCTTGGAGGAAAACCTGTGCTGTTTCCAGTTGACACATCAAGGTCACAG
- the PAPOLG gene encoding poly(A) polymerase gamma isoform X1: MKQTGGTSMLQNQPQRHYGITSPISLAPPKDIDYIHTQKLVEAMKPFGVFEDEEELNHRLVVLGKLNNLVKEWISELGESKNLPPSVVADVGGKIFTFGSYRLGVHTKGADIDALCVAPRHVERSDFFQSLIEKLKHQEEIKNLRAVEDAYVPVVKFEFDGIEIDLVFARLSMQTISDNLDLRDDSSLRSLDIRCIRSLNGCRVTDEILHLVPNQENFRLTLRAIKLWAKRRGIYSNMLGFLGGVSWAMLVARTCQLYPNALASTLVNKFFLVFSKWEWPNPVLLKQPEESNLNLPVWDPRVNPADRYHVMPIITPAYPQQNSTYNVSTSTRAVMVEEFKHGLAVTNEILQGKLDWPKLLEPPNFFQKYKHYIVLTASAYTEEHHLEWVGLVESKIRVLVGNLERNEFINIAHVNPQSFPGNQEHRKQGGYVSMWFLGIVFRKVESAGSVNIDLTYDIQSFTDTVYRQANNINMLKEGMKIEAAHVKRKHLHYFLPPETLEKRKKQNMPDTSQNPSGLQCKRASSDGSLDSSRETDSRTPCNSPSLSRISKLDTSTAEMERSAVIQRTSGAKNREKTNHVAVPPMSKEISIPAIGSKMEAAVAVRPLVSPAACTVPAVIEHNVISQLRTHVVQGQHELSGTQITNLKSAVPKRPHSPTSEEYPKRPKDRQKLTGQDSAFEDSCNPEDVRRRSTEHVGLGGKPVLFPVDTSRSQRLPSKELPDISSPVPTTNIRIIKRSIRLTLNR, from the exons ATGAAGCAGACGGGCGG taCCTCTATGCTGCAGAACCAGCCTCAAAGGCACTATGGAATTACCTCTCCAATTAGCTTGGCTCCTCCTAAGGATATAGATTATATTCATACTCAGAAGCTAGTTGAAGCAATGAAGCCATTTGGGGTATTTGAGGATGAAGAAGAACTGAATCACAG GCTGGTTGTTCTTGGTAAACTGAATAACTTGGTCAAAGAATGGATTTCAGAACTTGGTGAGAGCAAG AATCTTCCCCCTTCAGTCGTAGCAGATGTTGGTggcaaaatatttacatttggTTCTTACAGGCTTGGAGTACACACCAAAG GTGCTGACATAGATGCTCTTTGCGTTGCCCCTAGACATGTGGAAAGATCGGATTTCTTTCAGTCACTCATTGAAAAACTAAAGCatcaagaagaaataaaaaatctaagA GCAGTAGAAGATGCTTACGTACCAGTTGTCAAGTTTGAGTTTGATGGCATTGAG ATTGATCTAGTGTTCGCAAGACTGTCTATGCAAACCATTTCTGATAATCTTGATCTAAGAGATGACTCCAGTCTAAGAAGCCTGGATATAAGATGCATACGGAGCTTAAATG GCTGCAGAGTTACTGATGAAATACTACATCTAGTGCCAAATCAGGAGAACTTCCGGCTCACACTCCGCGCGATTAAACTGTGGGCAAAAC GACGTGGTATTTACTCCAATATGCTGGGATTTCTTGGTGGTGTTTCCTGGGCAATGCTAGTAGCAAGAACATGTCAACTCTATCCAAATGCATTGGCATCTACTCTTGTGAACAAGTTCTTCTTGGTTTTCTCAAAATG GGAATGGCCAAATCCTGTTTTGCTGAAACAACCTGAAGAGAGTAATCTTAACTTACCAGTATGGGACCCTAGG GTCAACCCAGCAGACAGATACCATGTAATGCCCATCATCACCCCAGCCTATCCACAGCAGAACTCTACATACAACGTATCTACATCAACACGAGCTGTAATGGTAGAGGAGTTCAAACACG GTCTCGCAGTAACAAATGAGATTCTTCAAGGGAAGTTAGACTGGCCAAAGCTCCTTGAGCCACCGAACTTCTTTCAGAAGTACAA ACATTATATTGTACTGACTGCTAGTGCCTATACTGAAGAGCATCACTTAGAATG GGTTGGCCTTGTTGAATCTAAAATTCGTGTGCTGGTTGGAAACCTGGAGAGAAATGAGTTTATAAATATTGCACATGTAAATCCCCAGTCTTTTCCTGGCAACCAAGAACACCGTAAACA gggtgGCTATGTGTCAATGTGGTTTCTTGGAATCGTATTTAGGAAAGTGGAAAGTGCAGGAAGTGTTAACATTGATTTAACATATGATATACAGTCATTCACAGATACAG TTTACAGGCAAGCTAACAACATCAACATGCTAAAGGAAGGTATGAAGATCGAGGCAGCTCATGTGAAAAGAAAGCATCTCCATTATTTTCTGCCTCCAGAAACcttagagaaaagaaagaag CAAAACATGCCAGATACTAGTCAAAATCCTAGTGGGCTTCAGTGTAAAAGGGCCTCTTCAGATGGAAGCTTGGACAGTTCCAGAGAGACAGACTCCAGAACACCATGTAATTCCCCTTCGTTAAGTAGGATATCTAAATTGGACACATCTACAGCAGAGATGGAAAG AAGTGCTGTGATTCAGAGAACTAGTGGTGctaaaaacagagagaagacGAATCATGTAGCTGTGCCACCAATGTCTAAGGAAATCTCCATTCCAGCTATTGGTTCAA AAATGGAGGCTGCGGTTGCAGTAAGACCATTAGTATCTCCAGCTGCCTGCACTGTTCCTGCAGTAATAGAACATAACGTGATTTCTCAACTTAGGACACATGTTGTCCAAGGACAGCATGAACTAAGTGGGACTCAAATTACAAATTTGAAGAGTGCTGTACCTAAACGACCTCATTCACCTACCTCAGAAGAATACCCTAAGAGACCAAAAGACAGACAAAAG TTAACTGGCCAGGATTCAGCATTTGAAGACAGTTGTAATCCAGAAGATGTGCGGAGAAGATCTACAGaacat GTTGGCCTTGGAGGAAAACCTGTGCTGTTTCCAGTTGACACATCAAGGTCACAG
- the PAPOLG gene encoding poly(A) polymerase gamma isoform X2, which yields MLQNQPQRHYGITSPISLAPPKDIDYIHTQKLVEAMKPFGVFEDEEELNHRLVVLGKLNNLVKEWISELGESKNLPPSVVADVGGKIFTFGSYRLGVHTKGADIDALCVAPRHVERSDFFQSLIEKLKHQEEIKNLRAVEDAYVPVVKFEFDGIEIDLVFARLSMQTISDNLDLRDDSSLRSLDIRCIRSLNGCRVTDEILHLVPNQENFRLTLRAIKLWAKRRGIYSNMLGFLGGVSWAMLVARTCQLYPNALASTLVNKFFLVFSKWEWPNPVLLKQPEESNLNLPVWDPRVNPADRYHVMPIITPAYPQQNSTYNVSTSTRAVMVEEFKHGLAVTNEILQGKLDWPKLLEPPNFFQKYKHYIVLTASAYTEEHHLEWVGLVESKIRVLVGNLERNEFINIAHVNPQSFPGNQEHRKQGGYVSMWFLGIVFRKVESAGSVNIDLTYDIQSFTDTVYRQANNINMLKEGMKIEAAHVKRKHLHYFLPPETLEKRKKQNMPDTSQNPSGLQCKRASSDGSLDSSRETDSRTPCNSPSLSRISKLDTSTAEMERSAVIQRTSGAKNREKTNHVAVPPMSKEISIPAIGSKMEAAVAVRPLVSPAACTVPAVIEHNVISQLRTHVVQGQHELSGTQITNLKSAVPKRPHSPTSEEYPKRPKDRQKLTGQDSAFEDSCNPEDVRRRSTEHVGLGGKPVLFPVDTSRSQRLPSKELPDISSPVPTTNIRIIKRSIRLTLNR from the exons ATGCTGCAGAACCAGCCTCAAAGGCACTATGGAATTACCTCTCCAATTAGCTTGGCTCCTCCTAAGGATATAGATTATATTCATACTCAGAAGCTAGTTGAAGCAATGAAGCCATTTGGGGTATTTGAGGATGAAGAAGAACTGAATCACAG GCTGGTTGTTCTTGGTAAACTGAATAACTTGGTCAAAGAATGGATTTCAGAACTTGGTGAGAGCAAG AATCTTCCCCCTTCAGTCGTAGCAGATGTTGGTggcaaaatatttacatttggTTCTTACAGGCTTGGAGTACACACCAAAG GTGCTGACATAGATGCTCTTTGCGTTGCCCCTAGACATGTGGAAAGATCGGATTTCTTTCAGTCACTCATTGAAAAACTAAAGCatcaagaagaaataaaaaatctaagA GCAGTAGAAGATGCTTACGTACCAGTTGTCAAGTTTGAGTTTGATGGCATTGAG ATTGATCTAGTGTTCGCAAGACTGTCTATGCAAACCATTTCTGATAATCTTGATCTAAGAGATGACTCCAGTCTAAGAAGCCTGGATATAAGATGCATACGGAGCTTAAATG GCTGCAGAGTTACTGATGAAATACTACATCTAGTGCCAAATCAGGAGAACTTCCGGCTCACACTCCGCGCGATTAAACTGTGGGCAAAAC GACGTGGTATTTACTCCAATATGCTGGGATTTCTTGGTGGTGTTTCCTGGGCAATGCTAGTAGCAAGAACATGTCAACTCTATCCAAATGCATTGGCATCTACTCTTGTGAACAAGTTCTTCTTGGTTTTCTCAAAATG GGAATGGCCAAATCCTGTTTTGCTGAAACAACCTGAAGAGAGTAATCTTAACTTACCAGTATGGGACCCTAGG GTCAACCCAGCAGACAGATACCATGTAATGCCCATCATCACCCCAGCCTATCCACAGCAGAACTCTACATACAACGTATCTACATCAACACGAGCTGTAATGGTAGAGGAGTTCAAACACG GTCTCGCAGTAACAAATGAGATTCTTCAAGGGAAGTTAGACTGGCCAAAGCTCCTTGAGCCACCGAACTTCTTTCAGAAGTACAA ACATTATATTGTACTGACTGCTAGTGCCTATACTGAAGAGCATCACTTAGAATG GGTTGGCCTTGTTGAATCTAAAATTCGTGTGCTGGTTGGAAACCTGGAGAGAAATGAGTTTATAAATATTGCACATGTAAATCCCCAGTCTTTTCCTGGCAACCAAGAACACCGTAAACA gggtgGCTATGTGTCAATGTGGTTTCTTGGAATCGTATTTAGGAAAGTGGAAAGTGCAGGAAGTGTTAACATTGATTTAACATATGATATACAGTCATTCACAGATACAG TTTACAGGCAAGCTAACAACATCAACATGCTAAAGGAAGGTATGAAGATCGAGGCAGCTCATGTGAAAAGAAAGCATCTCCATTATTTTCTGCCTCCAGAAACcttagagaaaagaaagaag CAAAACATGCCAGATACTAGTCAAAATCCTAGTGGGCTTCAGTGTAAAAGGGCCTCTTCAGATGGAAGCTTGGACAGTTCCAGAGAGACAGACTCCAGAACACCATGTAATTCCCCTTCGTTAAGTAGGATATCTAAATTGGACACATCTACAGCAGAGATGGAAAG AAGTGCTGTGATTCAGAGAACTAGTGGTGctaaaaacagagagaagacGAATCATGTAGCTGTGCCACCAATGTCTAAGGAAATCTCCATTCCAGCTATTGGTTCAA AAATGGAGGCTGCGGTTGCAGTAAGACCATTAGTATCTCCAGCTGCCTGCACTGTTCCTGCAGTAATAGAACATAACGTGATTTCTCAACTTAGGACACATGTTGTCCAAGGACAGCATGAACTAAGTGGGACTCAAATTACAAATTTGAAGAGTGCTGTACCTAAACGACCTCATTCACCTACCTCAGAAGAATACCCTAAGAGACCAAAAGACAGACAAAAG TTAACTGGCCAGGATTCAGCATTTGAAGACAGTTGTAATCCAGAAGATGTGCGGAGAAGATCTACAGaacat GTTGGCCTTGGAGGAAAACCTGTGCTGTTTCCAGTTGACACATCAAGGTCACAG